A genomic segment from Octopus sinensis linkage group LG4, ASM634580v1, whole genome shotgun sequence encodes:
- the LOC115210281 gene encoding zinc finger protein 346 isoform X1, whose amino-acid sequence MVVIKTSDMDFFPKKNTGSYRCEVCDVTVNSEVQLVQHRTGKTHLRKMRSDLPADEAGRGFRGKDEEEMDPITQAVVNNALGKLATKRKATPKKWIYVAGFRFRRRKKKKSNVNNSDNTTTAQVTCSHCNRTFNSEAQAAQHYNGLRHAKKVKMVENTKNMETDEDSPDRDTNGEDLGKKLGLFFCSLCNISVNSMQQLEAHKSGNKHGNKMQKLDGKCLDDKDGDSLECKDDD is encoded by the exons AT GGTGGTTATCAAAACTTCAGACATGGATTTCTTTCCAAAGAAAAATACTGGTTCGTATCGGTGTGAGGTATGCGACGTTACTGTGAACTCGGAGGTACAATTGGTGCAGCATCGAACAGGGAAAACACATTTACGTAAAATGCGTTCAGATTTACCGGCTGATGAAGCAG GTAGAGGATTTCGTGGCAAAGATGAGGAAGAGATGGACCCCATTACACAGGCTGTAGTCAACAATGCTTTGGGTAAATTAGCAACCAAGCGGAAAGCAACCCCA AAAAAATGGATCTACGTGGCCGGTTTCAGATTTcgcagaaggaaaaagaaaaagtcaaaTGTTAACAATTCTGACAATACAACGACAGCTCAG GTAACTTGCAGCCATTGTAACCGGACCTTTAACTCAGAAGCCCAAGCTGCTCAGCATTATAATGGATTGCGGCATGCAAAGAAAGTAAAGATGGTGGAGAATACAAAGAATATGGAGACAGATGAGGATTCTCCTGATAGAGACACTAATG GAGAAGATTTAGGGAAAAAATTAGGTTTGTTTTTCTGTAGCTTATGTAACATTTCTGTGAACTCTATGCAACAGTTGGAAGCTCATAAGAGTG GCAATAAGCATGGAAATAAAATGCAGAAATTAGATGGCAAATGTCTTGATGACAAAGATGGAGACTCTCTAGAGTGCAAAGATGATGACTAA
- the LOC115210281 gene encoding zinc finger protein 385B isoform X3, whose product MVVIKTSDMDFFPKKNTGSYRCEVCDVTVNSEVQLVQHRTGKTHLRKMRSDLPADEAGRGFRGKDEEEMDPITQAVVNNALGKLATKRKATPQVTCSHCNRTFNSEAQAAQHYNGLRHAKKVKMVENTKNMETDEDSPDRDTNGEDLGKKLGLFFCSLCNISVNSMQQLEAHKSGNKHGNKMQKLDGKCLDDKDGDSLECKDDD is encoded by the exons AT GGTGGTTATCAAAACTTCAGACATGGATTTCTTTCCAAAGAAAAATACTGGTTCGTATCGGTGTGAGGTATGCGACGTTACTGTGAACTCGGAGGTACAATTGGTGCAGCATCGAACAGGGAAAACACATTTACGTAAAATGCGTTCAGATTTACCGGCTGATGAAGCAG GTAGAGGATTTCGTGGCAAAGATGAGGAAGAGATGGACCCCATTACACAGGCTGTAGTCAACAATGCTTTGGGTAAATTAGCAACCAAGCGGAAAGCAACCCCA CAGGTAACTTGCAGCCATTGTAACCGGACCTTTAACTCAGAAGCCCAAGCTGCTCAGCATTATAATGGATTGCGGCATGCAAAGAAAGTAAAGATGGTGGAGAATACAAAGAATATGGAGACAGATGAGGATTCTCCTGATAGAGACACTAATG GAGAAGATTTAGGGAAAAAATTAGGTTTGTTTTTCTGTAGCTTATGTAACATTTCTGTGAACTCTATGCAACAGTTGGAAGCTCATAAGAGTG GCAATAAGCATGGAAATAAAATGCAGAAATTAGATGGCAAATGTCTTGATGACAAAGATGGAGACTCTCTAGAGTGCAAAGATGATGACTAA
- the LOC115210281 gene encoding zinc finger protein 385B isoform X4 has product MVVIKTSDMDFFPKKNTGSYRCEVCDVTVNSEVQLVQHRTGKTHLRKMRSDLPADEAGRGFRGKDEEEMDPITQAVVNNALGKLATKRKATPVTCSHCNRTFNSEAQAAQHYNGLRHAKKVKMVENTKNMETDEDSPDRDTNGEDLGKKLGLFFCSLCNISVNSMQQLEAHKSGNKHGNKMQKLDGKCLDDKDGDSLECKDDD; this is encoded by the exons AT GGTGGTTATCAAAACTTCAGACATGGATTTCTTTCCAAAGAAAAATACTGGTTCGTATCGGTGTGAGGTATGCGACGTTACTGTGAACTCGGAGGTACAATTGGTGCAGCATCGAACAGGGAAAACACATTTACGTAAAATGCGTTCAGATTTACCGGCTGATGAAGCAG GTAGAGGATTTCGTGGCAAAGATGAGGAAGAGATGGACCCCATTACACAGGCTGTAGTCAACAATGCTTTGGGTAAATTAGCAACCAAGCGGAAAGCAACCCCA GTAACTTGCAGCCATTGTAACCGGACCTTTAACTCAGAAGCCCAAGCTGCTCAGCATTATAATGGATTGCGGCATGCAAAGAAAGTAAAGATGGTGGAGAATACAAAGAATATGGAGACAGATGAGGATTCTCCTGATAGAGACACTAATG GAGAAGATTTAGGGAAAAAATTAGGTTTGTTTTTCTGTAGCTTATGTAACATTTCTGTGAACTCTATGCAACAGTTGGAAGCTCATAAGAGTG GCAATAAGCATGGAAATAAAATGCAGAAATTAGATGGCAAATGTCTTGATGACAAAGATGGAGACTCTCTAGAGTGCAAAGATGATGACTAA
- the LOC115210281 gene encoding zinc finger protein 385B isoform X5 has protein sequence MVVIKTSDMDFFPKKNTGSYRCEVCDVTVNSEVQLVQHRTGKTHLRKMRSDLPADEAGRGFRGKDEEEMDPITQAVVNNALGKLATKRKATPKKWIYVAGFRFRRRKKKKSNVNNSDNTTTAQVTCSHCNRTFNSEAQAAQHYNGLRHAKKVKMVENTKNMETDEDSPDRDTNGNKHGNKMQKLDGKCLDDKDGDSLECKDDD, from the exons AT GGTGGTTATCAAAACTTCAGACATGGATTTCTTTCCAAAGAAAAATACTGGTTCGTATCGGTGTGAGGTATGCGACGTTACTGTGAACTCGGAGGTACAATTGGTGCAGCATCGAACAGGGAAAACACATTTACGTAAAATGCGTTCAGATTTACCGGCTGATGAAGCAG GTAGAGGATTTCGTGGCAAAGATGAGGAAGAGATGGACCCCATTACACAGGCTGTAGTCAACAATGCTTTGGGTAAATTAGCAACCAAGCGGAAAGCAACCCCA AAAAAATGGATCTACGTGGCCGGTTTCAGATTTcgcagaaggaaaaagaaaaagtcaaaTGTTAACAATTCTGACAATACAACGACAGCTCAG GTAACTTGCAGCCATTGTAACCGGACCTTTAACTCAGAAGCCCAAGCTGCTCAGCATTATAATGGATTGCGGCATGCAAAGAAAGTAAAGATGGTGGAGAATACAAAGAATATGGAGACAGATGAGGATTCTCCTGATAGAGACACTAATG GCAATAAGCATGGAAATAAAATGCAGAAATTAGATGGCAAATGTCTTGATGACAAAGATGGAGACTCTCTAGAGTGCAAAGATGATGACTAA
- the LOC115210281 gene encoding zinc finger protein 346 isoform X2 codes for MDFFPKKNTGSYRCEVCDVTVNSEVQLVQHRTGKTHLRKMRSDLPADEAGRGFRGKDEEEMDPITQAVVNNALGKLATKRKATPKKWIYVAGFRFRRRKKKKSNVNNSDNTTTAQVTCSHCNRTFNSEAQAAQHYNGLRHAKKVKMVENTKNMETDEDSPDRDTNGEDLGKKLGLFFCSLCNISVNSMQQLEAHKSGNKHGNKMQKLDGKCLDDKDGDSLECKDDD; via the exons ATGGATTTCTTTCCAAAGAAAAATACTGGTTCGTATCGGTGTGAGGTATGCGACGTTACTGTGAACTCGGAGGTACAATTGGTGCAGCATCGAACAGGGAAAACACATTTACGTAAAATGCGTTCAGATTTACCGGCTGATGAAGCAG GTAGAGGATTTCGTGGCAAAGATGAGGAAGAGATGGACCCCATTACACAGGCTGTAGTCAACAATGCTTTGGGTAAATTAGCAACCAAGCGGAAAGCAACCCCA AAAAAATGGATCTACGTGGCCGGTTTCAGATTTcgcagaaggaaaaagaaaaagtcaaaTGTTAACAATTCTGACAATACAACGACAGCTCAG GTAACTTGCAGCCATTGTAACCGGACCTTTAACTCAGAAGCCCAAGCTGCTCAGCATTATAATGGATTGCGGCATGCAAAGAAAGTAAAGATGGTGGAGAATACAAAGAATATGGAGACAGATGAGGATTCTCCTGATAGAGACACTAATG GAGAAGATTTAGGGAAAAAATTAGGTTTGTTTTTCTGTAGCTTATGTAACATTTCTGTGAACTCTATGCAACAGTTGGAAGCTCATAAGAGTG GCAATAAGCATGGAAATAAAATGCAGAAATTAGATGGCAAATGTCTTGATGACAAAGATGGAGACTCTCTAGAGTGCAAAGATGATGACTAA